A single genomic interval of Tursiops truncatus isolate mTurTru1 chromosome 1, mTurTru1.mat.Y, whole genome shotgun sequence harbors:
- the PUSL1 gene encoding tRNA pseudouridine synthase-like 1 isoform X5, which produces MGAGSVRARYLVYFQYLGTDFNGVAAVRGAQHAIGVQNYLEEAAERLNSVVPVKFTISSRTDAGVHALSNAAHLDVQRRSGRPPFSPEVLTQALNTHLRHPAIRVLQAFRVPSHFHARHAATSRTYLYRLATGCHRPDQLPVFERNRCWALRADCLDVAAMREAAQHLLGTHDFRAFQSAGSPATSPVRTLRRASVSPDPASSPFVLPEESRVLPGWGAEGREGCLTCQSSLPRGWIPAVGEKTPLGEKHQASGAENDICAGGRGAGGFDACSGEDDSGEPGPPGQAPEPCGSRPRLVPEGGALRGLRVHSTEVTRDPTRSKVRAAVAH; this is translated from the exons ATGGGCGCGGGCTCAGTGCGGGCGCGCTACCTCGTGTACTTCCAGTACTTGGGCACGGACTTTAA CGGGGTCGCGGCAGTCAGGGGCGCCCAGCACGCCATCGGAGTCCAGAACTACCTGGAG gaggccgcagagcggctgaaCTCGGTGGTGCCGGTGAAGTTCACTATCTCCAGCCGCACGGATGCTGGGGTCCATGCCCTGAGCAACGCGGCGCACCTGGACGTCCAGCGCCGCTCAGGCCGGCCCCCCTTCTCCCCTGAAGTCCTGACGCAAGCCCTCAACACCCACCTGAGGCACCCGGCCATCCG GGTACTGCAGGCCTTCCGTGTGCCCAGCCACTTCCATGCCCGCCACGCAGCCACGTCCAGGACCTACCTGTACCGTCTGGCTACTGGCTGCCACAGGCCTGACCAGCTGCCCGTGTTTGAACGAAACCGGTGCTGGGCGCTTCGGGCTGA CTGCTTGGACGTCGCTGCCATGCGGGAGGCCGCCCAGCACCTCCTGGGGACACATGATTTCAGGGCCTTCCAGTCGGCTGGCAGCCCGGCCACCAGCCCGGTGCGCACCCTGCGCCGAGCCTCCGTGTCCCCCGACCCTGCCAGCAGCCCCTTTGTCCTCCCCGAGGAGAGCAG GGTCCTGCCAGgctggggggcagagggcagagaaggCTGCCTAACCTGCCAGAGCTCACTGCCTCGTGGATGGATCCCGGCGGTCGGTGAAAAGACTCCACTGGGGGAGAAGCACCAAGCCAGTG GTGCGGAGAATGACATCTGTGCTGGTGGCCGTGGGGCTGGGGGCTTTGATGCCTGCTCAGGTGAAGATGATTCTGGAGAGCCAGGACCCCCTGGGCAGGCACCAGAGCCGTGTGGCTCCCGCCCACGGCTTGTTCCTGAAGGCGGTGCTCTACGAGGGCTTCG AGTCCACAGCACAGAGGTCACACGTGACCCGACACGCAGCAAGGTCAGGGCAGCCGTAGCACACTAG
- the PUSL1 gene encoding tRNA pseudouridine synthase-like 1 isoform X7 codes for MGAGSVRARYLVYFQYLGTDFNGVAAVRGAQHAIGVQNYLEEAAERLNSVVPVKFTISSRTDAGVHALSNAAHLDVQRRSGRPPFSPEVLTQALNTHLRHPAIRVLQAFRVPSHFHARHAATSRTYLYRLATGCHRPDQLPVFERNRCWALRADCLDVAAMREAAQHLLGTHDFRAFQSAGSPATSPVRTLRRASVSPDPASSPFVLPEESRRLRFWSLEFESQSFLYRQVRRMTSVLVAVGLGALMPAQVKMILESQDPLGRHQSRVAPAHGLFLKAVLYEGFESTAQRSHVTRHAARSGQP; via the exons ATGGGCGCGGGCTCAGTGCGGGCGCGCTACCTCGTGTACTTCCAGTACTTGGGCACGGACTTTAA CGGGGTCGCGGCAGTCAGGGGCGCCCAGCACGCCATCGGAGTCCAGAACTACCTGGAG gaggccgcagagcggctgaaCTCGGTGGTGCCGGTGAAGTTCACTATCTCCAGCCGCACGGATGCTGGGGTCCATGCCCTGAGCAACGCGGCGCACCTGGACGTCCAGCGCCGCTCAGGCCGGCCCCCCTTCTCCCCTGAAGTCCTGACGCAAGCCCTCAACACCCACCTGAGGCACCCGGCCATCCG GGTACTGCAGGCCTTCCGTGTGCCCAGCCACTTCCATGCCCGCCACGCAGCCACGTCCAGGACCTACCTGTACCGTCTGGCTACTGGCTGCCACAGGCCTGACCAGCTGCCCGTGTTTGAACGAAACCGGTGCTGGGCGCTTCGGGCTGA CTGCTTGGACGTCGCTGCCATGCGGGAGGCCGCCCAGCACCTCCTGGGGACACATGATTTCAGGGCCTTCCAGTCGGCTGGCAGCCCGGCCACCAGCCCGGTGCGCACCCTGCGCCGAGCCTCCGTGTCCCCCGACCCTGCCAGCAGCCCCTTTGTCCTCCCCGAGGAGAGCAG ACGGTTGCGGTTCTGGAGCCTGGAGTTTGAGAGCCAGTCCTTCCTATACAGACAG GTGCGGAGAATGACATCTGTGCTGGTGGCCGTGGGGCTGGGGGCTTTGATGCCTGCTCAGGTGAAGATGATTCTGGAGAGCCAGGACCCCCTGGGCAGGCACCAGAGCCGTGTGGCTCCCGCCCACGGCTTGTTCCTGAAGGCGGTGCTCTACGAGGGCTTCG AGTCCACAGCACAGAGGTCACACGTGACCCGACACGCAGCAAGGTCAGGGCAGCCGTAG
- the PUSL1 gene encoding tRNA pseudouridine synthase-like 1 isoform X1, with the protein MGAGSVRARYLVYFQYLGTDFNGVAAVRGAQHAIGVQNYLEEAAERLNSVVPVKFTISSRTDAGVHALSNAAHLDVQRRSGRPPFSPEVLTQALNTHLRHPAIRVLQAFRVPSHFHARHAATSRTYLYRLATGCHRPDQLPVFERNRCWALRADCLDVAAMREAAQHLLGTHDFRAFQSAGSPATSPVRTLRRASVSPDPASSPFVLPEESRVLPGWGAEGREGCLTCQSSLPRGWIPAVGEKTPLGEKHQASGAENDICAGGRGAGGFDACSGEDDSGEPGPPGQAPEPCGSRPRLVPEGGALRGLRDHGRPHACQPGPATSPRLPRVGCRKWGVADRRKHRKTRHPNSLWLFLLEINTPGAPRPSPGSPGAEIKGEKPPRSVSFFGQKQPLGQGRGGTVVSAQMRVVASCGLHIRGHREDPGCTQSWRRGLSWPGAGPS; encoded by the exons ATGGGCGCGGGCTCAGTGCGGGCGCGCTACCTCGTGTACTTCCAGTACTTGGGCACGGACTTTAA CGGGGTCGCGGCAGTCAGGGGCGCCCAGCACGCCATCGGAGTCCAGAACTACCTGGAG gaggccgcagagcggctgaaCTCGGTGGTGCCGGTGAAGTTCACTATCTCCAGCCGCACGGATGCTGGGGTCCATGCCCTGAGCAACGCGGCGCACCTGGACGTCCAGCGCCGCTCAGGCCGGCCCCCCTTCTCCCCTGAAGTCCTGACGCAAGCCCTCAACACCCACCTGAGGCACCCGGCCATCCG GGTACTGCAGGCCTTCCGTGTGCCCAGCCACTTCCATGCCCGCCACGCAGCCACGTCCAGGACCTACCTGTACCGTCTGGCTACTGGCTGCCACAGGCCTGACCAGCTGCCCGTGTTTGAACGAAACCGGTGCTGGGCGCTTCGGGCTGA CTGCTTGGACGTCGCTGCCATGCGGGAGGCCGCCCAGCACCTCCTGGGGACACATGATTTCAGGGCCTTCCAGTCGGCTGGCAGCCCGGCCACCAGCCCGGTGCGCACCCTGCGCCGAGCCTCCGTGTCCCCCGACCCTGCCAGCAGCCCCTTTGTCCTCCCCGAGGAGAGCAG GGTCCTGCCAGgctggggggcagagggcagagaaggCTGCCTAACCTGCCAGAGCTCACTGCCTCGTGGATGGATCCCGGCGGTCGGTGAAAAGACTCCACTGGGGGAGAAGCACCAAGCCAGTG GTGCGGAGAATGACATCTGTGCTGGTGGCCGTGGGGCTGGGGGCTTTGATGCCTGCTCAGGTGAAGATGATTCTGGAGAGCCAGGACCCCCTGGGCAGGCACCAGAGCCGTGTGGCTCCCGCCCACGGCTTGTTCCTGAAGGCGGTGCTCTACGAGGGCTTCG GGACCACGGCAGGCCCCACGCCTGTCAGCCTGGACCTGCCACAAGTCCCCGCCTGCCCCGGGTGGGCTGCCGGAAGTGGGGTGTAGCAGACAGGCGCAAGCACCGGAAAACGAGACACCCAAACAGCCTGTGGTTGTTTTTACTGGAAATCAACACCCCGGGAGCCCCCCGCCCATCTCCTGGGAGCCCAGGAGCAGAAATAAAAGGTGAAAAGCCCCCCAGGTCCGTTTCTTTCTTCGGCCAAAAGCAGCCACTCGGGCAGGGGCGTGGTGGCACTGTGGTCTCTGCACAGATGAGGGTCGTAGCCAGCTGTGGGCTCCACATCCGAGGACACAGGGAAGACCCAGGGTGCACACAGTCCTGGCGGCGGGGCCTCAGCTGGCCTGGGGCAGGCCCTTCTTGA
- the PUSL1 gene encoding tRNA pseudouridine synthase-like 1 isoform X6 translates to MGAGSVRARYLVYFQYLGTDFNGVAAVRGAQHAIGVQNYLEEAAERLNSVVPVKFTISSRTDAGVHALSNAAHLDVQRRSGRPPFSPEVLTQALNTHLRHPAIRVLQAFRVPSHFHARHAATSRTYLYRLATGCHRPDQLPVFERNRCWALRADCLDVAAMREAAQHLLGTHDFRAFQSAGSPATSPVRTLRRASVSPDPASSPFVLPEESRRLRFWSLEFESQSFLYRQVRRMTSVLVAVGLGALMPAQVKMILESQDPLGRHQSRVAPAHGLFLKAVLYEGFGTTAGPTPVSLDLPQVPACPGWAAGSGV, encoded by the exons ATGGGCGCGGGCTCAGTGCGGGCGCGCTACCTCGTGTACTTCCAGTACTTGGGCACGGACTTTAA CGGGGTCGCGGCAGTCAGGGGCGCCCAGCACGCCATCGGAGTCCAGAACTACCTGGAG gaggccgcagagcggctgaaCTCGGTGGTGCCGGTGAAGTTCACTATCTCCAGCCGCACGGATGCTGGGGTCCATGCCCTGAGCAACGCGGCGCACCTGGACGTCCAGCGCCGCTCAGGCCGGCCCCCCTTCTCCCCTGAAGTCCTGACGCAAGCCCTCAACACCCACCTGAGGCACCCGGCCATCCG GGTACTGCAGGCCTTCCGTGTGCCCAGCCACTTCCATGCCCGCCACGCAGCCACGTCCAGGACCTACCTGTACCGTCTGGCTACTGGCTGCCACAGGCCTGACCAGCTGCCCGTGTTTGAACGAAACCGGTGCTGGGCGCTTCGGGCTGA CTGCTTGGACGTCGCTGCCATGCGGGAGGCCGCCCAGCACCTCCTGGGGACACATGATTTCAGGGCCTTCCAGTCGGCTGGCAGCCCGGCCACCAGCCCGGTGCGCACCCTGCGCCGAGCCTCCGTGTCCCCCGACCCTGCCAGCAGCCCCTTTGTCCTCCCCGAGGAGAGCAG ACGGTTGCGGTTCTGGAGCCTGGAGTTTGAGAGCCAGTCCTTCCTATACAGACAG GTGCGGAGAATGACATCTGTGCTGGTGGCCGTGGGGCTGGGGGCTTTGATGCCTGCTCAGGTGAAGATGATTCTGGAGAGCCAGGACCCCCTGGGCAGGCACCAGAGCCGTGTGGCTCCCGCCCACGGCTTGTTCCTGAAGGCGGTGCTCTACGAGGGCTTCG GGACCACGGCAGGCCCCACGCCTGTCAGCCTGGACCTGCCACAAGTCCCCGCCTGCCCCGGGTGGGCTGCCGGAAGTGGGGTGTAG
- the PUSL1 gene encoding tRNA pseudouridine synthase-like 1 isoform X2: MGAGSVRARYLVYFQYLGTDFNGVAAVRGAQHAIGVQNYLEEAAERLNSVVPVKFTISSRTDAGVHALSNAAHLDVQRRSGRPPFSPEVLTQALNTHLRHPAIRCLDVAAMREAAQHLLGTHDFRAFQSAGSPATSPVRTLRRASVSPDPASSPFVLPEESRVLPGWGAEGREGCLTCQSSLPRGWIPAVGEKTPLGEKHQASGAENDICAGGRGAGGFDACSGEDDSGEPGPPGQAPEPCGSRPRLVPEGGALRGLRDHGRPHACQPGPATSPRLPRVGCRKWGVADRRKHRKTRHPNSLWLFLLEINTPGAPRPSPGSPGAEIKGEKPPRSVSFFGQKQPLGQGRGGTVVSAQMRVVASCGLHIRGHREDPGCTQSWRRGLSWPGAGPS; this comes from the exons ATGGGCGCGGGCTCAGTGCGGGCGCGCTACCTCGTGTACTTCCAGTACTTGGGCACGGACTTTAA CGGGGTCGCGGCAGTCAGGGGCGCCCAGCACGCCATCGGAGTCCAGAACTACCTGGAG gaggccgcagagcggctgaaCTCGGTGGTGCCGGTGAAGTTCACTATCTCCAGCCGCACGGATGCTGGGGTCCATGCCCTGAGCAACGCGGCGCACCTGGACGTCCAGCGCCGCTCAGGCCGGCCCCCCTTCTCCCCTGAAGTCCTGACGCAAGCCCTCAACACCCACCTGAGGCACCCGGCCATCCG CTGCTTGGACGTCGCTGCCATGCGGGAGGCCGCCCAGCACCTCCTGGGGACACATGATTTCAGGGCCTTCCAGTCGGCTGGCAGCCCGGCCACCAGCCCGGTGCGCACCCTGCGCCGAGCCTCCGTGTCCCCCGACCCTGCCAGCAGCCCCTTTGTCCTCCCCGAGGAGAGCAG GGTCCTGCCAGgctggggggcagagggcagagaaggCTGCCTAACCTGCCAGAGCTCACTGCCTCGTGGATGGATCCCGGCGGTCGGTGAAAAGACTCCACTGGGGGAGAAGCACCAAGCCAGTG GTGCGGAGAATGACATCTGTGCTGGTGGCCGTGGGGCTGGGGGCTTTGATGCCTGCTCAGGTGAAGATGATTCTGGAGAGCCAGGACCCCCTGGGCAGGCACCAGAGCCGTGTGGCTCCCGCCCACGGCTTGTTCCTGAAGGCGGTGCTCTACGAGGGCTTCG GGACCACGGCAGGCCCCACGCCTGTCAGCCTGGACCTGCCACAAGTCCCCGCCTGCCCCGGGTGGGCTGCCGGAAGTGGGGTGTAGCAGACAGGCGCAAGCACCGGAAAACGAGACACCCAAACAGCCTGTGGTTGTTTTTACTGGAAATCAACACCCCGGGAGCCCCCCGCCCATCTCCTGGGAGCCCAGGAGCAGAAATAAAAGGTGAAAAGCCCCCCAGGTCCGTTTCTTTCTTCGGCCAAAAGCAGCCACTCGGGCAGGGGCGTGGTGGCACTGTGGTCTCTGCACAGATGAGGGTCGTAGCCAGCTGTGGGCTCCACATCCGAGGACACAGGGAAGACCCAGGGTGCACACAGTCCTGGCGGCGGGGCCTCAGCTGGCCTGGGGCAGGCCCTTCTTGA
- the PUSL1 gene encoding tRNA pseudouridine synthase-like 1 isoform X13, with translation MGAGSVRARYLVYFQYLGTDFNGVAAVRGAQHAIGVQNYLEEAAERLNSVVPVKFTISSRTDAGVHALSNAAHLDVQRRSGRPPFSPEVLTQALNTHLRHPAIRVLQAFRVPSHFHARHAATSRTYLYRLATGCHRPDQLPVFERNRCWALRADCLDVAAMREAAQHLLGTHDFRAFQSAGSPATSPVRTLRRASVSPDPASSPFVLPEESRRLRFWSLEFESQSFLYRQVLPLCALRVHSTEVTRDPTRSKVRAAVAH, from the exons ATGGGCGCGGGCTCAGTGCGGGCGCGCTACCTCGTGTACTTCCAGTACTTGGGCACGGACTTTAA CGGGGTCGCGGCAGTCAGGGGCGCCCAGCACGCCATCGGAGTCCAGAACTACCTGGAG gaggccgcagagcggctgaaCTCGGTGGTGCCGGTGAAGTTCACTATCTCCAGCCGCACGGATGCTGGGGTCCATGCCCTGAGCAACGCGGCGCACCTGGACGTCCAGCGCCGCTCAGGCCGGCCCCCCTTCTCCCCTGAAGTCCTGACGCAAGCCCTCAACACCCACCTGAGGCACCCGGCCATCCG GGTACTGCAGGCCTTCCGTGTGCCCAGCCACTTCCATGCCCGCCACGCAGCCACGTCCAGGACCTACCTGTACCGTCTGGCTACTGGCTGCCACAGGCCTGACCAGCTGCCCGTGTTTGAACGAAACCGGTGCTGGGCGCTTCGGGCTGA CTGCTTGGACGTCGCTGCCATGCGGGAGGCCGCCCAGCACCTCCTGGGGACACATGATTTCAGGGCCTTCCAGTCGGCTGGCAGCCCGGCCACCAGCCCGGTGCGCACCCTGCGCCGAGCCTCCGTGTCCCCCGACCCTGCCAGCAGCCCCTTTGTCCTCCCCGAGGAGAGCAG ACGGTTGCGGTTCTGGAGCCTGGAGTTTGAGAGCCAGTCCTTCCTATACAGACAG GTCCTGCCTCTATGTGCCCTCAGAGTCCACAGCACAGAGGTCACACGTGACCCGACACGCAGCAAGGTCAGGGCAGCCGTAGCACACTAG
- the PUSL1 gene encoding tRNA pseudouridine synthase-like 1 isoform X9: MGAGSVRARYLVYFQYLGTDFNGVAAVRGAQHAIGVQNYLEEAAERLNSVVPVKFTISSRTDAGVHALSNAAHLDVQRRSGRPPFSPEVLTQALNTHLRHPAIRVLQAFRVPSHFHARHAATSRTYLYRLATGCHRPDQLPVFERNRCWALRADCLDVAAMREAAQHLLGTHDFRAFQSAGSPATSPVRTLRRASVSPDPASSPFVLPEESRVLPGWGAEGREGCLTCQSSLPRGWIPAVGEKTPLGEKHQASDGCGSGAWSLRASPSYTDRSCLYVPSESTAQRSHVTRHAARSGQP, encoded by the exons ATGGGCGCGGGCTCAGTGCGGGCGCGCTACCTCGTGTACTTCCAGTACTTGGGCACGGACTTTAA CGGGGTCGCGGCAGTCAGGGGCGCCCAGCACGCCATCGGAGTCCAGAACTACCTGGAG gaggccgcagagcggctgaaCTCGGTGGTGCCGGTGAAGTTCACTATCTCCAGCCGCACGGATGCTGGGGTCCATGCCCTGAGCAACGCGGCGCACCTGGACGTCCAGCGCCGCTCAGGCCGGCCCCCCTTCTCCCCTGAAGTCCTGACGCAAGCCCTCAACACCCACCTGAGGCACCCGGCCATCCG GGTACTGCAGGCCTTCCGTGTGCCCAGCCACTTCCATGCCCGCCACGCAGCCACGTCCAGGACCTACCTGTACCGTCTGGCTACTGGCTGCCACAGGCCTGACCAGCTGCCCGTGTTTGAACGAAACCGGTGCTGGGCGCTTCGGGCTGA CTGCTTGGACGTCGCTGCCATGCGGGAGGCCGCCCAGCACCTCCTGGGGACACATGATTTCAGGGCCTTCCAGTCGGCTGGCAGCCCGGCCACCAGCCCGGTGCGCACCCTGCGCCGAGCCTCCGTGTCCCCCGACCCTGCCAGCAGCCCCTTTGTCCTCCCCGAGGAGAGCAG GGTCCTGCCAGgctggggggcagagggcagagaaggCTGCCTAACCTGCCAGAGCTCACTGCCTCGTGGATGGATCCCGGCGGTCGGTGAAAAGACTCCACTGGGGGAGAAGCACCAAGCCAGTG ACGGTTGCGGTTCTGGAGCCTGGAGTTTGAGAGCCAGTCCTTCCTATACAGACAG GTCCTGCCTCTATGTGCCCTCAGAGTCCACAGCACAGAGGTCACACGTGACCCGACACGCAGCAAGGTCAGGGCAGCCGTAG
- the PUSL1 gene encoding tRNA pseudouridine synthase-like 1 isoform X4, whose product MGAGSVRARYLVYFQYLGTDFNGVAAVRGAQHAIGVQNYLEEAAERLNSVVPVKFTISSRTDAGVHALSNAAHLDVQRRSGRPPFSPEVLTQALNTHLRHPAIRVLQAFRVPSHFHARHAATSRTYLYRLATGCHRPDQLPVFERNRCWALRADCLDVAAMREAAQHLLGTHDFRAFQSAGSPATSPVRTLRRASVSPDPASSPFVLPEESRVLPGWGAEGREGCLTCQSSLPRGWIPAVGEKTPLGEKHQASGAENDICAGGRGAGGFDACSGEDDSGEPGPPGQAPEPCGSRPRLVPEGGALRGLRMTWGLFTGPASMCPQSPQHRGHT is encoded by the exons ATGGGCGCGGGCTCAGTGCGGGCGCGCTACCTCGTGTACTTCCAGTACTTGGGCACGGACTTTAA CGGGGTCGCGGCAGTCAGGGGCGCCCAGCACGCCATCGGAGTCCAGAACTACCTGGAG gaggccgcagagcggctgaaCTCGGTGGTGCCGGTGAAGTTCACTATCTCCAGCCGCACGGATGCTGGGGTCCATGCCCTGAGCAACGCGGCGCACCTGGACGTCCAGCGCCGCTCAGGCCGGCCCCCCTTCTCCCCTGAAGTCCTGACGCAAGCCCTCAACACCCACCTGAGGCACCCGGCCATCCG GGTACTGCAGGCCTTCCGTGTGCCCAGCCACTTCCATGCCCGCCACGCAGCCACGTCCAGGACCTACCTGTACCGTCTGGCTACTGGCTGCCACAGGCCTGACCAGCTGCCCGTGTTTGAACGAAACCGGTGCTGGGCGCTTCGGGCTGA CTGCTTGGACGTCGCTGCCATGCGGGAGGCCGCCCAGCACCTCCTGGGGACACATGATTTCAGGGCCTTCCAGTCGGCTGGCAGCCCGGCCACCAGCCCGGTGCGCACCCTGCGCCGAGCCTCCGTGTCCCCCGACCCTGCCAGCAGCCCCTTTGTCCTCCCCGAGGAGAGCAG GGTCCTGCCAGgctggggggcagagggcagagaaggCTGCCTAACCTGCCAGAGCTCACTGCCTCGTGGATGGATCCCGGCGGTCGGTGAAAAGACTCCACTGGGGGAGAAGCACCAAGCCAGTG GTGCGGAGAATGACATCTGTGCTGGTGGCCGTGGGGCTGGGGGCTTTGATGCCTGCTCAGGTGAAGATGATTCTGGAGAGCCAGGACCCCCTGGGCAGGCACCAGAGCCGTGTGGCTCCCGCCCACGGCTTGTTCCTGAAGGCGGTGCTCTACGAGGGCTTCG GATGACCTGGGGTCTGTTCACAGGTCCTGCCTCTATGTGCCCTCAGAGTCCACAGCACAGAGGTCACACGTGA
- the PUSL1 gene encoding tRNA pseudouridine synthase-like 1 isoform X3, whose translation MGAGSVRARYLVYFQYLGTDFNGVAAVRGAQHAIGVQNYLEEAAERLNSVVPVKFTISSRTDAGVHALSNAAHLDVQRRSGRPPFSPEVLTQALNTHLRHPAIRVLQAFRVPSHFHARHAATSRTYLYRLATGCHRPDQLPVFERNRCWALRADCLDVAAMREAAQHLLGTHDFRAFQSAGSPATSPVRTLRRASVSPDPASSPFVLPEESRVLPGWGAEGREGCLTCQSSLPRGWIPAVGEKTPLGEKHQASGAENDICAGGRGAGGFDACSGEDDSGEPGPPGQAPEPCGSRPRLVPEGGALRGLRSCLYVPSESTAQRSHVTRHAARSGQP comes from the exons ATGGGCGCGGGCTCAGTGCGGGCGCGCTACCTCGTGTACTTCCAGTACTTGGGCACGGACTTTAA CGGGGTCGCGGCAGTCAGGGGCGCCCAGCACGCCATCGGAGTCCAGAACTACCTGGAG gaggccgcagagcggctgaaCTCGGTGGTGCCGGTGAAGTTCACTATCTCCAGCCGCACGGATGCTGGGGTCCATGCCCTGAGCAACGCGGCGCACCTGGACGTCCAGCGCCGCTCAGGCCGGCCCCCCTTCTCCCCTGAAGTCCTGACGCAAGCCCTCAACACCCACCTGAGGCACCCGGCCATCCG GGTACTGCAGGCCTTCCGTGTGCCCAGCCACTTCCATGCCCGCCACGCAGCCACGTCCAGGACCTACCTGTACCGTCTGGCTACTGGCTGCCACAGGCCTGACCAGCTGCCCGTGTTTGAACGAAACCGGTGCTGGGCGCTTCGGGCTGA CTGCTTGGACGTCGCTGCCATGCGGGAGGCCGCCCAGCACCTCCTGGGGACACATGATTTCAGGGCCTTCCAGTCGGCTGGCAGCCCGGCCACCAGCCCGGTGCGCACCCTGCGCCGAGCCTCCGTGTCCCCCGACCCTGCCAGCAGCCCCTTTGTCCTCCCCGAGGAGAGCAG GGTCCTGCCAGgctggggggcagagggcagagaaggCTGCCTAACCTGCCAGAGCTCACTGCCTCGTGGATGGATCCCGGCGGTCGGTGAAAAGACTCCACTGGGGGAGAAGCACCAAGCCAGTG GTGCGGAGAATGACATCTGTGCTGGTGGCCGTGGGGCTGGGGGCTTTGATGCCTGCTCAGGTGAAGATGATTCTGGAGAGCCAGGACCCCCTGGGCAGGCACCAGAGCCGTGTGGCTCCCGCCCACGGCTTGTTCCTGAAGGCGGTGCTCTACGAGGGCTTCG GTCCTGCCTCTATGTGCCCTCAGAGTCCACAGCACAGAGGTCACACGTGACCCGACACGCAGCAAGGTCAGGGCAGCCGTAG
- the PUSL1 gene encoding tRNA pseudouridine synthase-like 1 isoform X8 has product MGAGSVRARYLVYFQYLGTDFNGVAAVRGAQHAIGVQNYLEEAAERLNSVVPVKFTISSRTDAGVHALSNAAHLDVQRRSGRPPFSPEVLTQALNTHLRHPAIRVLQAFRVPSHFHARHAATSRTYLYRLATGCHRPDQLPVFERNRCWALRADCLDVAAMREAAQHLLGTHDFRAFQSAGSPATSPVRTLRRASVSPDPASSPFVLPEESRRLRFWSLEFESQSFLYRQVRRMTSVLVAVGLGALMPAQVKMILESQDPLGRHQSRVAPAHGLFLKAVLYEGFGPASMCPQSPQHRGHT; this is encoded by the exons ATGGGCGCGGGCTCAGTGCGGGCGCGCTACCTCGTGTACTTCCAGTACTTGGGCACGGACTTTAA CGGGGTCGCGGCAGTCAGGGGCGCCCAGCACGCCATCGGAGTCCAGAACTACCTGGAG gaggccgcagagcggctgaaCTCGGTGGTGCCGGTGAAGTTCACTATCTCCAGCCGCACGGATGCTGGGGTCCATGCCCTGAGCAACGCGGCGCACCTGGACGTCCAGCGCCGCTCAGGCCGGCCCCCCTTCTCCCCTGAAGTCCTGACGCAAGCCCTCAACACCCACCTGAGGCACCCGGCCATCCG GGTACTGCAGGCCTTCCGTGTGCCCAGCCACTTCCATGCCCGCCACGCAGCCACGTCCAGGACCTACCTGTACCGTCTGGCTACTGGCTGCCACAGGCCTGACCAGCTGCCCGTGTTTGAACGAAACCGGTGCTGGGCGCTTCGGGCTGA CTGCTTGGACGTCGCTGCCATGCGGGAGGCCGCCCAGCACCTCCTGGGGACACATGATTTCAGGGCCTTCCAGTCGGCTGGCAGCCCGGCCACCAGCCCGGTGCGCACCCTGCGCCGAGCCTCCGTGTCCCCCGACCCTGCCAGCAGCCCCTTTGTCCTCCCCGAGGAGAGCAG ACGGTTGCGGTTCTGGAGCCTGGAGTTTGAGAGCCAGTCCTTCCTATACAGACAG GTGCGGAGAATGACATCTGTGCTGGTGGCCGTGGGGCTGGGGGCTTTGATGCCTGCTCAGGTGAAGATGATTCTGGAGAGCCAGGACCCCCTGGGCAGGCACCAGAGCCGTGTGGCTCCCGCCCACGGCTTGTTCCTGAAGGCGGTGCTCTACGAGGGCTTCG GTCCTGCCTCTATGTGCCCTCAGAGTCCACAGCACAGAGGTCACACGTGA